The nucleotide sequence ATCTACGGCGAGCCGCTCGCGGCCCCTGCCGGCAAGACCATCGACCAGGGCATCCGCGTCGAGACCAAGGACGGCCGCTACGCGCTCCGCGTGAACCGCTACGAGACGAGCAACTCCAACGCGAACAGCACGCAGATCAACGCCGCCTCCATCGGCAATTGGATGCAGCTTACGCAGAACTTCGCCAACGTCTTCCAGTATAACATCCGCCCCTGGGGCTACGACGCCACCGCGCCGGGCCAGACCGCCAACGCCACCGACGTCTTCGACGGCGCCGCCGGAATCTGGGAGCCGATGCGCTACAACTTCCACCTGTTTGCCAACCGTCCGCTGCAGCCGGGTGAGATTCTCTCGCCTGACGGGAGCTGGATCGTGTCGCCGCCCCTCGAAGGCCGGGTGCTCGACGCCGTGCGCACATTCCAGCGCGCCGTCGATCCGCGTTTCTGGACGGCTTGGCGCATCAATACCTTCGGCAACTTCGGTCCGTCCACCAGCGAGGTGACCTATAGCGTGCCGACCGGCTTCGCCGTCACGGAGGACAACGTCTCCAAGGGTTGGGAAATCGAGCTGAGCGCCCAACCGACCCAGAACTGGCGTCTCCTCCTCAACGCCAGCAAGACCGACGCCCGCCGCACCAACATCGGCAACGAGAACATGCGTGAGTTCATGGACCTCGTCGCCGCGTCGCTGGTCGCCCCCGAGGGCGTCCGTCGCCTCCACCACTACTGGGGCACGCAGGACGTCGTCACCGCCGGCAAGAACTGGTTCGACGGCGAGGGTCTCGTCGGCGCGCCGGGCAGCGAGTGGCGCCTGGCCCAGCTCGTCGAGAACACCACAGTGCCCGAGATGCGCGAGTGGCGCGTCAACCTGATCTCGAACTACGAGTTCACCGAAGGCCTCCTTAAGGGCCTCAACGTCGGTGGCGGCCTGCGCTACCAGAGCAGCGTCATCCTAGGCTACCCGCCGATGGGCAACCCGAACGACCCGACCACGGTCGAGTATGACTTCGCGAAGCCCTACCGCGGCCCCGTCGAGACCAACATCGACCTGTGGGTGGGCTACACTCGCCGGCTGTCCGAGAAATTGAACTGGCGCATCCAGCTCAACGTCCGGGATGCCTTCCAGAACAAGGGCCTCATCCCGATCACCTACCAGCCCAACGGCACGGTGGCAGCCTACCGCATCGTCTCGGGCCAGTCGTTCAGCCTCAGCAACACGTTCGAATTCTGATCCCGCCCCGCGGTCCGCGCTTAGGACCGCGGGGCGCGGCCCGGTCGGATTCCGGCCGGGGTGGGCGGCCGGCTTGCTGGCGCCACACGAACGCCAAGGCGTTCGTGGCGTAAGCAAGCTTACCGCCCACTCCGAGGCCGCGGAATTTACTTCAACGTCCGACATGACCCTTCTCGTGAATTCTCCCTCCTCTGTTCGCTCGTCCGAGACTGCCGCTGCGCCAGCGGGGTGGGCCTTCGACGCCGTCATCTTCGACATGGATGGCGTCATCACGGACACGGCGTCGGTGCACTCGCGGGCGTGGAAACACATGTTTGATGAGCATCTCGCCCGGCGCGCGCAGCAGCACGGGACGCCCTTCCGGGCATTCTCCCACGAGCGCGACTACCGCACCTACGTCGACGGCAAACCCCGCTACCAGGGCGTGGCGGCGTTCCTCGCCGCGCGCGGCATTGCGCTGCCCTGGGGCCACCCGGCGGACCCGGCCGGCGCCGAGACCGTCTGCGGGCTGGGCAACCGGAAGAATGTCCTGTTCAACGAAATCATCGGGAATGACGGCGTGCGGGTCTATGATTCCTCCCTGCGGCTGATCCGCGCCCTGCTCGGCCGGGGCCTGCAGGTTGGCCTCGCCACCTCGAGCCGGAACTCCGCCCTCATCCTGGGGCGGACGCCGGCCGCCGCGTTTTTCGGCACGATTGTCGACGGGCTCGTCTCGGAGCGGCTCGGCCTGAAGGGCAAGCCCGCCCCGGATATTTTCACGACCGCCAGCGCCAACCTCGGTGTGCCCTGCGCCCGCGCCGTCGTGGTGGAGGATGCGGTTTCCGGCGTGCAGGCCGGCGCCGCGGGTGGCTTCGGCCTGGTCGTGGGGATCGCGCGCGAGGGCAACGCGGAAGAATTGCGCGAAAACGGTGCGGACATGGTTGTCCACGACCTCGCGGAGGTCAGTATGGAGGAGATCAACCGGCGCATCCGCCTCAAAGGCGCCGCCGCGTGATCGCCCCAAATACCCCCCCGATGACATCCCTGCAAAAACCCCGCCTGAATTTCTGGCAGCTCTGGAACATGAGCTTCGGCTATGTCGGCATCCAGTTCGGCTTCGCGCTCCAGAACGCGAACGTGAGCCGCATCTTCGAGACGCTCGGCGCGAGCGTGGACGCGATCCCGATCCTGTGGATCGCGGGCCCCGTCACCGGCCTCGTGGTCCAGCCCATCGTGGGCTACCTGAGCGACAAGACCTGGAACCGGCTCGGCCGGCGCAAACCCTACTTCCTCATCGGTGCCATCAGCGCCTCGCTCGCGCTGCTGGTGATGCCCAATTCCCCCGCGCTGTGGTTCGCGGCCGGCATGCTCTGGATCATGGACGCGGCGATCAACCTGACAATGGAGCCGATGCGCGCCTTCGTCGGCGACATGCTGCCCGACGATCAGCGCACGACCGGCTTCGCGGTCCAGACCTTCTTCATAGGCGCCAGCTCGGTCATCGGGTCGCTCCTGCCGTGGCTCCTGACCAACGTGTTCAACGTGGCCAACACCGCGCCGGCCGGGCAGGTGCCCGACTCGGTCAAGTGGTCGTTCTATCTCGGCGGCATCGTTTACCTCGGCGCCGTGCTGTGGACCATCATCCGGACGAAGGAATACTCGCCGGAGCAGCAGCGTGCCTTCCACGGCGAGGCGGAGAGCGCGGAGCCCGAGGGCGAGCCGGCGTTCACGCTCAACCCCGGCCGCTATTACGGCCTCGGCACGGGCTTCGTGCTCGCCGGCCTGGTAGGCAGCCTGGTCGTGCACCAGTTCGCCTGGGACAAGGGCCTCTACATTCTCTCCTTCGGCCTGAGCGGCTACGGCCTGCTGCAGATCGTCGCCGCCTGGCGCTACAACGCCGGCCGCAAGCGCGGGCTGGTGGAACTCATGCACGACCTGAACAACATGCCCGGCCCGATGAAGCAGCTGTCGCTGGCCCAGATGTTCACGTGGTTCGCGCTGTTTGCGTTCTTCATCTACGCCACCACCGCCGTCACGAGCCACCACTTCGGCAGCACCGATCCGCGCAGCGACGCCTACAACCAGGGCGCCAACTGGGTGGGCGTGCTGATGGCGGTCTGGAACGGCGTGGCCGCGCTCGCGGCGTTTGCGCTGCCCGTGCTGGCGCGGCGCACCAGCCGCGTGCTGACCCACGTCGTCTGTCTCGTGGTCGGCGGGCTGGGCCTGGGCTCCATGTATTTCGTGCGGGATCCCCTGTGGCTCATCGCCTCGATGACCGCCTTCGGCCTCGCCTGGGCAAGCCTGCTCACGATGCCCTACGCGATCCTGAGCAGCGTGGTGCCCTACCGGAAGATGGGCGTCTACATGGGCATGTTCAATTTCTTCATCGTCATCCCCCAGATCATCGCCGCCGCCCTGCTGGGCCTGCTGGTCCGCACCGTGTTCGACGGCCACGCCGTGAACGCGCTCCTGCTCGGCGGCGTCTCCATGATCATCGCCGCCGGGCTCATGCTCCGCGTGCGGGACGAGCGGGGGGCCGGCTGACTTTAAAATGCAACACCTCTGGGAAATCAGCACCACGGAATGTGCCGGCGGCAAGGAAAGCATCCTGCGCCGGGGCAACGTCTATCAGATCGCGAACGGCTACATGGGCTATCGCGGCACGCTGGACGAGTCCGGTCCCGAGGAAGCGGTGGGCATCACGCTGGCGGGCCTCTTCGACCAGGTGGGCGCGGCGTGGCGCGAGCCCGTCAACGCGCCGAACGGCGGGTTCACCCGCGTGGCGGTCGACGGCGCGGAGCTGGCCGCGCCCGGCCCCGCGGTGGCGTCGCACCGCCAGACCCTGAAGTTCGCCGACGCGCTGTTCGAGCGCGAGACGGTCTTCATGGCCGGGGGCAAGCAAGTCACGCTCGCCTCGTCGCGGTTCCTGAGCGCCGCCCGGCCCAACCTCGGGGTCATCCGGTTCACGGTGACCTGCGACCAGGACGCCGACCTCACGATCCGGACCGGCATCGATGCCAACATCTGGGACCTGAACGGCCCGCACCTGCGCGGCCTCGCGGCCGGCCGGCGGGGCGACGTGCTCACGGTCGAGGGCCGGACGCACGAGGCGGGCAAGCCGGTGGCCGTGGCGGAGGTCGTGACCGCGGACCTCGGGGCCGAGGACCATCTGAACGAGCAGAATCGCAGCCTGCGCGTGTTCCGGCTGCGCGCCCGGGCCGGCCAGCCCTGCACCCTGGTGAAGTATTTCGCGGTGTTCACCGGCCATGACCGCGTGACCGCCCCGATCGCTGCGGCGGTCGAGGCCGTGCAGGCCGCGCGCCGGCTGGGTTACGCGGGCTGCCTCGCGCAGCACGACGCCGAGTGGCAGCGCCGCTGGGCGCGGGGCGACGTGGTCATCGCGGGCGACGAGGCGGCGCAGCTGGCGCTGCGCTACAGCATCCTGCAGCTGCTCATGGTCGCGCCGGTGGATGGCAGCGCCAACTCCATCCCGGCCCGCGCGCTCTCGGGGCAGGTCTACAAGGGCGCGGTCTTCTGGGACACGGAGATGTTCATGTTCCCGTTCTTCCTCCATGCGTACCCGGAGAAGGCGATGGAGCTGCTGCGCTACCGCATCCGCACGCTCGACGGTGCGCGCCGCAAGGCCGCCACGGAGGGCCCGGGCTACCGCGGGGCCTTCTACGCGTGGGAGAGCCAGGACAGCGGCGACGACGCCTGCACGTATTTCAACATCGGCGACCCGATCACGGGCCGGGAGCTCCGCACGCATTTCCGCGACAAGCAGGTGCACATCAGCGGCGACGTGGCCATCGCGCTGTGGGAGTATTTCAAGGTCACGGGGGACGACACCCTGCTGGTCCAGGGCGGGGCGGAGGTCATCCTCGAGTGCGCCCGGTTCTACTACTCGTATGCGCACTTCAAGAAGGACCGCGGCCGCTTCGAGATCCTGGATGTGATCGGGCCCGACGAATACCACGAGCGCGTCAACAACAACGCCTTCACGAACATGGTGGTGCGCGAGACCTTCGCGATCGCCAGCGCCACGGTCGAGCACCTCCGCCAGCGGCACCCCGCGGTGCTCGCGGCCCTGCTGGAGAAAATCGGGATCGCGGGCGAGCTGGCGGGCTTCGCCGACGCCGCCGCCCGGCTCTATGTCCCGGCCCCCGACGGCGCGACCGGCGTGATCGAGCAGTTCGACGGCTATTTCAAGCTGCGCGACGCCACCGTCGAGGAACTGAGGACCAAGATGGTCCACCCCAACGAATACCTCGGGGCGGGGCAGGGCCTCGCCGTGCCGACCAAGATCATCAAGCAGGCCGACGTGGTGATGATGCTCAACCTCTTCAAGGCCCGCTTCCCGGCCGCGATCAAGCAGGCGAACTGGCAGTATTACGAGCCGCGCACGGAGCACGGTTCCAGCCTCAGCGCCTGCGCCTACGCGCTCGTGGCCACGGAATTCGGCGACCTGGATTTCGCCTACCAGTATTTTCTTAAGACCGCGCAGATCGACCTCCTGGCCAGCTACAAGGTCTACGTGGGTACGATCTTCATGGGCGGTTCACACCCGGCCGCCAACGGCGGGGCCTGGATGACGGCCGTGCTCGGCTTCGGCGGCGTGCAGGTGGAGAGCGACCGCGTCACCATCAACCCGCGCCTCTACCGGAAATGGCAGGCCCTGGAATTCGGCCTCGAATTCAAGGGCGACCGTTTCCGGATCCGCATCACGCCGGCCGCCGTCACCCTCACGCCCGACCGGCTCAACCGTGGCCACCCGGTCTTCGTGATCGCCGGCGAGACCGTGACCTGCGCTCCCGGCGAGCCGGTGACGGTTGACGTCGCCGAGGTCGCCAATTCCAAAGCATCATGAAACCGATTCCGTATGTTGGAGCCTGCTTGCAGGCGATGGTGGAATGTGCGGCCCCCAGCGCGTTGGGGGCAACGCGCTCCACCGCGAGTTTGATTCTCCTACTGCTGTGCGCCGTTGGACTCACCGCCACCGTCACCGCCAGCCCGATCGGCGCGGATCTGCCGTGGACCACGGTGGAGGCCGAGGCCATGAGCGGCAC is from Lacunisphaera limnophila and encodes:
- a CDS encoding HAD family hydrolase; this encodes MNSPSSVRSSETAAAPAGWAFDAVIFDMDGVITDTASVHSRAWKHMFDEHLARRAQQHGTPFRAFSHERDYRTYVDGKPRYQGVAAFLAARGIALPWGHPADPAGAETVCGLGNRKNVLFNEIIGNDGVRVYDSSLRLIRALLGRGLQVGLATSSRNSALILGRTPAAAFFGTIVDGLVSERLGLKGKPAPDIFTTASANLGVPCARAVVVEDAVSGVQAGAAGGFGLVVGIAREGNAEELRENGADMVVHDLAEVSMEEINRRIRLKGAAA
- a CDS encoding MFS transporter; amino-acid sequence: MTSLQKPRLNFWQLWNMSFGYVGIQFGFALQNANVSRIFETLGASVDAIPILWIAGPVTGLVVQPIVGYLSDKTWNRLGRRKPYFLIGAISASLALLVMPNSPALWFAAGMLWIMDAAINLTMEPMRAFVGDMLPDDQRTTGFAVQTFFIGASSVIGSLLPWLLTNVFNVANTAPAGQVPDSVKWSFYLGGIVYLGAVLWTIIRTKEYSPEQQRAFHGEAESAEPEGEPAFTLNPGRYYGLGTGFVLAGLVGSLVVHQFAWDKGLYILSFGLSGYGLLQIVAAWRYNAGRKRGLVELMHDLNNMPGPMKQLSLAQMFTWFALFAFFIYATTAVTSHHFGSTDPRSDAYNQGANWVGVLMAVWNGVAALAAFALPVLARRTSRVLTHVVCLVVGGLGLGSMYFVRDPLWLIASMTAFGLAWASLLTMPYAILSSVVPYRKMGVYMGMFNFFIVIPQIIAAALLGLLVRTVFDGHAVNALLLGGVSMIIAAGLMLRVRDERGAG
- a CDS encoding glycosyl hydrolase family 65 protein, producing the protein MQHLWEISTTECAGGKESILRRGNVYQIANGYMGYRGTLDESGPEEAVGITLAGLFDQVGAAWREPVNAPNGGFTRVAVDGAELAAPGPAVASHRQTLKFADALFERETVFMAGGKQVTLASSRFLSAARPNLGVIRFTVTCDQDADLTIRTGIDANIWDLNGPHLRGLAAGRRGDVLTVEGRTHEAGKPVAVAEVVTADLGAEDHLNEQNRSLRVFRLRARAGQPCTLVKYFAVFTGHDRVTAPIAAAVEAVQAARRLGYAGCLAQHDAEWQRRWARGDVVIAGDEAAQLALRYSILQLLMVAPVDGSANSIPARALSGQVYKGAVFWDTEMFMFPFFLHAYPEKAMELLRYRIRTLDGARRKAATEGPGYRGAFYAWESQDSGDDACTYFNIGDPITGRELRTHFRDKQVHISGDVAIALWEYFKVTGDDTLLVQGGAEVILECARFYYSYAHFKKDRGRFEILDVIGPDEYHERVNNNAFTNMVVRETFAIASATVEHLRQRHPAVLAALLEKIGIAGELAGFADAAARLYVPAPDGATGVIEQFDGYFKLRDATVEELRTKMVHPNEYLGAGQGLAVPTKIIKQADVVMMLNLFKARFPAAIKQANWQYYEPRTEHGSSLSACAYALVATEFGDLDFAYQYFLKTAQIDLLASYKVYVGTIFMGGSHPAANGGAWMTAVLGFGGVQVESDRVTINPRLYRKWQALEFGLEFKGDRFRIRITPAAVTLTPDRLNRGHPVFVIAGETVTCAPGEPVTVDVAEVANSKAS